In a single window of the Arachis hypogaea cultivar Tifrunner chromosome 6, arahy.Tifrunner.gnm2.J5K5, whole genome shotgun sequence genome:
- the LOC112695554 gene encoding large ribosomal subunit protein eL18 — protein MGIDIKAGGKSKKSKRTAPKSNDIYLKLLVKLYRFLVRRTGSNFNAVILKRLFMSKVNKPPLSLSRLIKFMKGKEGKIGVVVGAVTDDIRVYEVPALKVTALRFTETARARIEKAGGECLTFDQLALRAPLGQNTVLLRGPKNSREAVKHFGPAPGVPHSHTKPYVRSKGRKFERARGRRNSKGFRV, from the exons ATG GGGATCGATATTAAGGCTGGCGGCAAGAGCAAAAAGAGCAAAAGGACCGCACCCAAGTCCAATGATATCTACCTCAAGCTCCTCGTCAAG CTTTACCGCTTCCTTGTGAGGAGGACCGGCAGCAATTTCAATGCCGTGATACTGAAGCGCTTGTTCATGAGCAAGGTTAACAAGCCTCCGCTTTCTTTGTCACGCTTGATTAAGTTCATGAAGGGAAAG GAAGGTAAAATTGGCGTTGTAGTGGGAGCTGTAACCGATGATATCAGAGTGTATGAAGTTCCTGCATTGAAGGTTACTGCACTCAGGTTTACAGAGACTGCACGTGCTAGAATAGAGAAGGCTGGTGGTGAATGCTTGACATTTGATCAGCTTGCACTTAGGGCTCCTCTCGGACAGAACACG GTCCTTCTTAGAGGCCCAAAGAACTCCAGGGAAGCTGTGAAACACTTTGGTCCTGCTCCTGGTGTTCCTCACAGCCATACCAAGCCTTATGTACGATCTAAGGGAAGGAAGTTTGAGAGGGCTAGAGGAAGGAGAAACAGCAAaggatttagggtttaa
- the LOC112805202 gene encoding epoxide hydrolase 1 — METIEHKTVEVNGIKMHVAEKGEGPVVLFLHGFPELWYTWRHQILSLSSKGYRCVAPDLRGYGDTDVPSSVSSYTCFHIVGDIVALIDSLGVDQVFLVAHDWGAIIGWYLCMFRPDRVKAYVCLSVPFLPRNPNVKPVDAMRALYGDDYYICRFQEPGKAEAEFGKAKPEHVMKKMFCNRATGPPILPKQGMPSNPPSTTEIPLPNWLTQEDVAYFASKFEKTGFTGPLNYYRNMNLNWELTAAWTGVQIKVPVKFITGELDMVYTSPSIKQYIESGAFKRDVPNLQDVVVQQGVAHFNNQEAAVDVTNHIYDFINKF, encoded by the exons ATGGAAACCATAGAGCACAAAACAGTGGAAGTAAACGGCATCAAGATGCATgttgcagagaaaggagaaggccCCGTGGTGCTCTTCCTCCACGGCTTCCCGGAGCTCTGGTACACGTGGCGCCACCAGATTCTGTCTCTATCCTCCAAGGGTTACCGCTGCGTGGCCCCGGATCTCCGCGGCTACGGAGACACCGATGTTCCTTCTTCAGTGAGCAGCTACACTTGTTTCCACATAGTGGGAGACATTGTTGCACTCATCGACTCGTTGGGCGTGGATCAAGTGTTCCTGGTGGCTCATGACTGGGGTGCCATAATCGGCTGGTACCTCTGCATGTTCCGCCCTGACAGAGTGAAAGCATACGTTTGTCTCAGTGTTCCTTTCTTGCCCAGAAACCCAAACGTGAAGCCCGTAGACGCCATGCGTGCCTTGTATGGCGATGACTACTACATCTGCAGATTCCAG GAGCCAGGGAAGGCCGAAGCGGAGTTTGGAAAAGCTAAGCCAGAACATGTGATGAAGAAGATGTTTTGCAATCGTGCCACTGGGCCACCAATTCTGCCAAAACAAGGGATGCCTTCAAATCCCCCCAGTACTACCGAAATTCCTTTACCTAATTGGTTAACTCAAGAAGATGTggcttattttgcttctaagttTGAGAAAACTGGCTTCACTGGACCTCTTAACTACTATAGAAACATGAACTT GAATTGGGAGCTGACAGCGGCATGGACTGGGGTCCAAATAAAAGTGCCGGTGAAGTTCATCACAGGTGAATTGGATATGGTATACACTTCCCCTTCGATTAAACAGTACATAGAGAGCGGTGCTTTCAAGAGAGATGTGCCAAATTTACAAGATGTGGTTGTGCAACAAGGGGTAGCTCACTTCAACAACCAAGAAGCTGCTGTGGACGTAACTAATCACATTTATGACTTCATTAACAAGTTCTGA